The Kitasatospora paranensis genome has a window encoding:
- a CDS encoding HoxN/HupN/NixA family nickel/cobalt transporter, with amino-acid sequence MPTPRRLRGRLTRDEWTRLAGMGGFVLLLHVVGWFTLLAIVAPRHYDVGGQVFGAGMGLTAYTLGMRHAFDADHIAAIDNTTRKLMGQGKRPLSVGFWFSLGHSSIVFGLCALLAFGIRSLAGQVESDDSALHNATGLIGVSVSGVFLVLIGLINLGAFNGILKVFRRMRVGEFDEAELERQLDRRGFLNRILGRVTRAVTKPWHMYPVGLLFGLGFDTATEVSLLVLAGGAAAFSLPWYALLVLPVLFAAGMSLLDTIDGSFMNFAYEWAFSKPVRKIYYNLTVTGLSVLVALVIGVIELVGLLAEKLNITSGPIGWITGLDLNAVGYAIVGLFVVTWAGALAFWKFGKVEQKWSAGMRETAAAEAD; translated from the coding sequence ATGCCCACGCCACGCCGTCTCCGCGGCCGGCTCACTCGGGACGAGTGGACGCGTCTCGCCGGAATGGGCGGCTTCGTGCTGCTGCTGCACGTGGTCGGCTGGTTCACGCTGCTCGCGATCGTCGCCCCGCGCCACTACGACGTCGGCGGCCAGGTCTTCGGCGCCGGCATGGGCCTGACGGCGTACACCCTCGGCATGCGGCACGCCTTCGACGCCGACCACATCGCCGCCATCGACAACACCACCCGCAAGCTGATGGGCCAGGGCAAGCGCCCGCTGTCGGTCGGCTTCTGGTTCTCGCTCGGCCACTCCTCGATCGTCTTCGGCCTCTGCGCGCTGCTGGCCTTCGGCATCCGCTCGCTGGCCGGGCAGGTCGAGTCGGACGACTCCGCGCTGCACAACGCCACCGGCCTGATCGGCGTGAGCGTCTCCGGCGTCTTCCTCGTCCTGATCGGCCTGATCAACCTCGGCGCCTTCAACGGCATCCTCAAGGTGTTCCGGCGGATGCGCGTCGGCGAGTTCGACGAGGCCGAGCTGGAGCGCCAGCTGGACCGCCGCGGCTTCCTCAACCGGATCCTCGGCCGGGTCACCCGCGCCGTCACCAAGCCCTGGCACATGTACCCCGTCGGCCTGCTCTTCGGCCTGGGCTTCGACACCGCCACCGAGGTCTCGCTGCTCGTGCTGGCCGGCGGCGCGGCCGCGTTCTCGCTGCCCTGGTACGCGCTGCTGGTGCTGCCGGTGCTGTTCGCGGCCGGGATGAGCCTGCTGGACACCATCGACGGCTCGTTCATGAACTTCGCCTACGAGTGGGCGTTCTCCAAGCCGGTCCGCAAGATCTACTACAACCTCACGGTGACCGGCCTGTCCGTCCTGGTGGCGCTGGTCATCGGCGTGATCGAGCTGGTCGGCCTGCTCGCCGAGAAGCTGAACATCACCTCCGGCCCGATCGGCTGGATCACCGGGCTCGACCTGAACGCGGTCGGCTACGCCATCGTCGGTCTCTTCGTGGTCACCTGGGCCGGCGCCCTGGCCTTCTGGAAGTTCGGCAAGGTCGAGCAGAAGTGGTCGGCCGGGATGCGCGAGACGGCCGCGGCGGAGGCCGACTGA
- a CDS encoding endonuclease/exonuclease/phosphatase family protein — protein sequence MTEPTARNPRSRRTLLRATLLPSAVAASLVLVPLPSAVAAPSADAVISEVYGGGGNSGAVLKNDFIELANKGGAAFGLDGWSVQYISGTPGATSQWGVTPLTGAVAPGGRFLIAEAAGTGGTVALPTPDATGTLALSATSGTVALVQGTDPLTCKTAADCAADSRVRDLVGFGTAVVHEGTAAVPGASNTASVARAAGLADTDDNAADLKAGAPTPVNSKGETADTGDGGGSTGPTEPGTVRIHDIQGATRLSPKTGATIAGIPGIVTGVRTSGSKGFWMQDPNPDADPATSEGIFVFTGSAAPTVKVGDSVLVTAKVSEYYPAYSGGGQSVTELSGPKTTVVSSGNPLPAAVRLDSRAIPGAYAPDAAGGSIEGLTLQPKTYALDLYESLEGMRVEVDNARVVQATDAYNELWVDTDCADPRTARGGSVYLGYDRPNGGRIMIQSLTPAAEQPFPVANVGDELRGTTEGPLDYNQFGGYTIAATGIGTVKDNHLQREVTQRALPSEATIATYNVENLDPSDPDTKFAQLAQGIVTNLRSPDVVALEEIQDNNGAVSDGTVDASATVAKFVDAIKAAGGPAYDWRSINPVDGKDGGEPGGNIRQVFLFNPQRISFTDIPGGDSTTAVDVTGTGKQTSLTASPGRIDPNNAAWTTSRKPLVGQFEFKGKKLFVIANHFDSKGGDQGIDSRFQAPTRSSEVQRVQQATVEHDFVQKLLTADPDARIVSLGDFNDYQFSPALTTLTSGGVLRDLVNELPSWERYSYVYQGNSQVLDHILVSAGLKRQHVDYDVVHINSEFAAQASDHDPQIVRIKP from the coding sequence GTGACCGAACCCACCGCCCGCAACCCCCGTTCCCGCAGGACGCTGCTGCGCGCGACCCTGCTGCCGTCCGCCGTGGCGGCCTCGCTGGTCCTCGTCCCGCTGCCGTCCGCGGTGGCCGCGCCGTCCGCCGACGCGGTCATCTCCGAGGTCTACGGCGGTGGAGGCAACTCCGGCGCGGTCCTGAAGAACGACTTCATCGAGCTCGCCAACAAGGGCGGCGCCGCGTTCGGCCTGGACGGCTGGAGCGTCCAGTACATCTCCGGCACCCCCGGCGCCACCAGCCAGTGGGGTGTCACCCCGCTGACCGGCGCGGTCGCCCCCGGCGGCCGGTTCCTGATCGCCGAGGCCGCCGGCACCGGCGGCACCGTCGCGCTGCCCACCCCCGACGCCACCGGCACCCTGGCGCTCTCCGCCACCTCCGGCACCGTCGCGCTCGTCCAGGGCACCGACCCGCTCACCTGCAAGACCGCGGCCGACTGCGCCGCCGACAGCCGGGTCCGCGACCTGGTCGGCTTCGGCACCGCCGTCGTGCACGAGGGCACCGCCGCGGTGCCCGGCGCGAGCAACACCGCCTCGGTCGCCCGCGCCGCCGGCCTCGCCGACACCGACGACAACGCCGCCGACCTGAAGGCCGGCGCGCCCACCCCGGTGAACAGCAAGGGCGAGACCGCGGACACCGGGGACGGCGGCGGCTCCACCGGCCCGACCGAGCCCGGTACCGTCCGCATCCACGACATCCAGGGCGCCACCCGCCTCTCGCCGAAGACCGGCGCCACCATCGCGGGCATCCCCGGCATCGTCACCGGCGTGCGCACCTCCGGCTCCAAGGGCTTCTGGATGCAGGACCCGAACCCGGACGCCGACCCCGCCACCAGCGAGGGCATCTTCGTCTTCACCGGCAGCGCCGCCCCCACCGTCAAGGTCGGCGACTCCGTGCTGGTCACCGCCAAGGTCAGCGAGTACTACCCGGCCTACAGCGGCGGCGGCCAGTCCGTCACCGAGCTGAGCGGCCCGAAGACCACCGTGGTCTCCTCCGGCAACCCGCTGCCCGCCGCCGTCCGCCTGGACAGCCGCGCCATCCCCGGCGCGTACGCGCCGGACGCCGCCGGCGGCTCCATCGAGGGCCTCACCCTCCAGCCGAAGACCTACGCCCTCGACCTGTACGAGTCGCTGGAGGGCATGCGGGTCGAGGTCGACAACGCCCGCGTCGTCCAGGCCACCGACGCGTACAACGAGCTGTGGGTGGACACCGACTGTGCCGACCCGCGCACCGCCCGCGGCGGCTCGGTGTACCTCGGCTACGACCGCCCCAACGGCGGCCGGATCATGATCCAGTCGCTGACCCCGGCCGCCGAGCAGCCGTTCCCGGTCGCCAACGTCGGCGACGAGCTCCGCGGCACCACCGAGGGCCCGCTCGACTACAACCAGTTCGGCGGCTACACCATCGCCGCGACCGGCATCGGTACGGTCAAGGACAACCACCTCCAGCGAGAGGTCACCCAGCGGGCCCTGCCCAGCGAGGCCACCATCGCCACGTACAACGTGGAGAACCTCGACCCGTCCGACCCGGACACCAAGTTCGCCCAGCTCGCGCAGGGCATCGTCACCAACCTCCGCTCGCCCGACGTCGTGGCGCTGGAGGAGATCCAGGACAACAACGGCGCCGTCAGCGACGGCACCGTCGACGCCTCCGCCACCGTCGCCAAGTTCGTCGACGCCATCAAGGCGGCGGGCGGCCCCGCGTACGACTGGCGCTCCATCAACCCGGTGGACGGCAAGGACGGCGGCGAGCCGGGCGGCAACATCCGCCAGGTGTTCCTCTTCAACCCGCAGCGGATCTCCTTCACCGACATCCCCGGCGGCGACTCCACCACCGCCGTCGACGTCACCGGCACCGGGAAGCAGACCTCGCTGACCGCCTCGCCCGGCCGGATCGACCCGAACAACGCGGCCTGGACCACCAGCCGCAAGCCGCTGGTCGGCCAGTTCGAGTTCAAGGGCAAGAAGCTCTTCGTCATCGCCAACCACTTCGACAGCAAGGGCGGCGATCAGGGCATCGACAGCCGTTTCCAGGCCCCGACCCGCAGCTCCGAGGTGCAGCGCGTCCAGCAGGCCACCGTGGAGCACGACTTCGTCCAGAAGCTGCTGACGGCCGACCCGGACGCCCGGATCGTGTCGCTCGGCGACTTCAACGACTACCAGTTCTCCCCGGCGCTGACCACCCTCACCTCGGGCGGCGTGCTGCGCGACCTGGTCAACGAACTCCCGTCCTGGGAGCGGTACTCCTACGTCTACCAGGGCAACTCGCAGGTGCTCGACCACATCCTGGTCAGCGCCGGCCTGAAGCGCCAGCACGTCGACTACGACGTCGTCCACATCAACAGTGAGTTCGCGGCGCAGGCCAGCGACCACGACCCGCAGATCGTCCGCATCAAGCCGTGA
- a CDS encoding carbohydrate ABC transporter permease, with the protein MINPPASFRWFRRIFLFVLAVFVLVPVGVMVSSSLKPLQDVQGPFRWIPSTLTIRPYFDIWKTIPLGRYFVNSLIVAGGATFFSVLIAILAAYAVSRYRFRGRRLFTITVLSTQMFPGILFLLPLFLIFVNIGNSTGVALYGSRGGLILTYLTFSLPFSIWMLVGYFDSIPRDLDEAALVDGCGPVKALIRIIIPAAVPGIIAVAVYAFMTAWGEVLFASVMTNDETRTLAVGLQGYATLNDVYWNQVMAASLVVSVPVVAGFLLLQRYLVAGLTAGAVK; encoded by the coding sequence ATGATTAACCCGCCCGCGTCCTTCCGCTGGTTCCGGAGGATCTTCCTCTTCGTTCTCGCGGTCTTCGTCCTCGTCCCGGTCGGCGTGATGGTCAGCTCCTCGCTGAAGCCGCTCCAGGACGTGCAGGGTCCGTTCCGCTGGATCCCCAGCACGCTGACGATCCGCCCCTACTTCGACATCTGGAAGACCATCCCGCTCGGCAGGTACTTCGTCAACTCGCTGATCGTGGCGGGCGGCGCGACCTTCTTCTCGGTGCTGATCGCGATCCTGGCGGCGTACGCGGTGAGCCGCTACCGCTTCCGCGGCCGCAGGCTGTTCACCATCACCGTGCTGTCGACCCAGATGTTCCCCGGCATCCTGTTCCTGCTGCCGCTGTTCCTCATCTTCGTCAACATCGGCAACTCGACCGGCGTCGCGCTCTACGGCAGCCGGGGCGGCCTGATCCTCACCTACCTGACCTTCTCGCTGCCGTTCTCGATCTGGATGCTGGTCGGCTACTTCGACTCCATCCCGCGCGACCTCGACGAGGCCGCCCTGGTCGACGGCTGCGGCCCGGTCAAGGCCCTGATCCGGATCATCATCCCGGCCGCCGTCCCCGGCATCATCGCCGTCGCGGTGTACGCCTTCATGACCGCCTGGGGCGAGGTCCTGTTCGCCTCGGTCATGACCAACGACGAGACCCGCACCCTCGCCGTCGGCCTCCAGGGCTACGCCACGCTCAACGACGTGTACTGGAACCAGGTGATGGCCGCCTCGCTGGTGGTCAGTGTCCCCGTGGTCGCCGGCTTCCTCCTCCTGCAGCGCTACCTCGTCGCCGGTCTGACCGCCGGCGCCGTCAAGTGA
- a CDS encoding alpha/beta hydrolase, which yields MHIAEAGEGPLVLLLHGFPESWYSWRHQLTALAEAGYHAVAPDQRGYGRTGGPDAVDRYTIHHLAGDALGLIPALGARQAVVVGHDWGAPVAWHTALVRPDAVRAVAGLSVPPLPRGGRPPTEALRELAGDAHYMLHFQAIGPAEAELERDLGTTFRRLLAGRAALAPGSQPLVPDGGGFLDVFADPPRLPGWLTEDDITFFTDEFTKDGFHRPLHWYRNLDRNWELTAAWHGARITPPALLIAGEQDMVVANARTRQAIPALTSYVPALREPVWLPGCGHWTQQERPQEVNAALIDFLRSLD from the coding sequence ATGCACATCGCCGAGGCGGGCGAGGGCCCGCTGGTGCTGCTGCTCCACGGCTTCCCGGAGAGCTGGTACTCCTGGCGCCACCAGCTCACCGCCCTCGCCGAGGCCGGCTACCACGCCGTCGCGCCCGACCAGCGTGGCTACGGCCGCACCGGCGGGCCGGACGCCGTCGACCGGTACACCATCCACCACCTGGCGGGGGACGCCCTCGGGCTGATCCCCGCGCTCGGTGCCCGACAGGCCGTCGTGGTCGGGCACGACTGGGGCGCACCGGTCGCCTGGCACACCGCCCTCGTCCGCCCGGACGCCGTCCGCGCCGTGGCAGGGCTCTCCGTCCCACCGCTGCCGCGCGGCGGCCGGCCACCCACCGAGGCGCTGCGCGAACTGGCCGGCGATGCCCACTACATGCTGCACTTCCAGGCGATCGGCCCAGCCGAGGCCGAACTGGAACGCGACCTCGGCACCACCTTCCGCCGGCTGCTCGCCGGGCGGGCCGCCCTTGCCCCCGGGAGCCAGCCCCTCGTCCCCGACGGCGGCGGCTTCCTGGACGTGTTCGCCGACCCGCCCCGGCTGCCGGGCTGGCTGACCGAGGACGACATCACGTTCTTCACCGACGAGTTCACCAAGGACGGCTTCCACCGCCCACTGCACTGGTACCGCAACCTCGACCGCAACTGGGAGCTCACCGCCGCCTGGCACGGGGCCCGGATCACCCCGCCCGCCTTGCTGATCGCCGGCGAGCAGGACATGGTCGTCGCCAACGCCCGGACGAGGCAGGCGATCCCGGCCCTCACCTCGTACGTCCCCGCGCTGCGCGAACCCGTCTGGCTGCCCGGCTGCGGCCACTGGACCCAGCAGGAGCGGCCGCAGGAGGTCAACGCGGCCCTGATCGACTTCCTTCGCAGCCTGGACTGA
- a CDS encoding GH1 family beta-glucosidase translates to MNDLNALPDDFVWGAATSAYQIEGAVDEDGRAPSIWDTFSHTPGAIDNDDHGDTACDHYHRYAEDTDLMKRIGLGAYRFSVAWPRVVPQADGRVNAEGLAFYDRLVDGLLEAGITPHGTLYHWDLPQAQQDRGGWPERSTAERFGEYAAVVADRLGDRVTHWATLNEPLCSSWIGHLEGKMAPGWTDLRAAVRTSYHLHLGHGLAVQALRAAIPDAQVGIVNNLSPIIPASDSEADRLAAVRADGHINRWWLDPVLGRGYPEDMVKLYGVELPVQDGDMELISAPLDWMGLNYYFRQFVADDPTGAAPFFRQTPGPNAEHTAMGWEVDAEGIHQLLMRLTEEYGVRKIFITENGSAYQDVVTADGRIEDPERTAYLEGHLAACARAVAKGAPLAGYFAWSLLDNFEWAYGYDKRFGLIHVDYDTQKRTLKASGERYAELIRAHRAR, encoded by the coding sequence GTGAACGACCTCAATGCTCTCCCGGACGACTTCGTCTGGGGCGCGGCGACCTCCGCGTACCAGATCGAGGGTGCCGTGGACGAGGACGGCCGCGCGCCCTCCATCTGGGACACCTTCTCCCACACCCCCGGGGCGATCGACAACGACGACCACGGCGACACCGCCTGCGACCACTACCACCGCTACGCCGAGGACACCGACCTCATGAAGCGGATCGGCCTGGGCGCCTACCGCTTCTCGGTCGCCTGGCCGCGGGTCGTGCCGCAGGCCGACGGCCGCGTCAACGCCGAGGGCCTCGCCTTCTACGACCGCCTGGTGGACGGCCTGCTGGAGGCCGGCATCACGCCGCACGGCACCCTGTACCACTGGGACCTCCCGCAGGCCCAGCAGGACCGCGGCGGCTGGCCCGAGCGCTCCACCGCCGAGCGGTTCGGCGAGTACGCGGCCGTCGTCGCCGACCGCCTCGGCGACCGGGTGACCCACTGGGCCACCCTGAACGAGCCGCTCTGCTCCTCCTGGATCGGCCACCTCGAAGGCAAGATGGCGCCGGGCTGGACGGACCTCCGGGCCGCCGTCCGCACCTCGTACCACCTGCACCTGGGCCACGGCCTGGCCGTGCAGGCGCTGCGCGCGGCCATCCCGGACGCGCAGGTCGGCATCGTCAACAACCTCAGCCCGATCATCCCGGCGTCCGACAGCGAGGCCGACCGCCTCGCCGCCGTCCGCGCCGACGGCCACATCAACCGCTGGTGGCTCGATCCCGTCCTCGGTAGGGGCTACCCGGAGGACATGGTCAAGCTCTACGGCGTCGAACTGCCGGTGCAGGACGGCGACATGGAGCTGATCTCGGCCCCGCTGGACTGGATGGGACTCAACTACTACTTCCGCCAGTTCGTCGCCGACGACCCGACCGGTGCGGCGCCGTTCTTCCGCCAGACGCCCGGCCCCAACGCCGAGCACACCGCGATGGGCTGGGAGGTCGACGCGGAGGGCATCCACCAGCTGCTGATGCGCCTCACCGAGGAGTACGGCGTCCGGAAGATCTTCATCACCGAGAACGGGTCGGCGTACCAGGACGTCGTGACGGCCGACGGCCGGATCGAGGACCCGGAGCGCACCGCCTACCTGGAGGGCCACCTGGCCGCCTGCGCCCGCGCGGTCGCCAAGGGCGCCCCGCTGGCCGGCTACTTCGCCTGGTCGCTGCTGGACAACTTCGAGTGGGCGTACGGCTACGACAAGCGGTTCGGTCTGATCCACGTCGACTACGACACCCAGAAGCGCACCCTGAAGGCGAGCGGTGAGCGGTACGCGGAGCTGATCCGCGCCCACCGCGCCCGCTGA
- a CDS encoding nucleotidyl transferase AbiEii/AbiGii toxin family protein, translating into MTSWTTPQAHRAALDHVLAVAAGAPWCEGLVLRGSTALLAWLPDTARPPADLDWVVRPSRAVPVDPLHPGPYLDDLDPVLAWPEAAHGAWRPELWCPEGLDGPGGTVARLPPEGLHWVVEPGEEGDTPPYGDLLDLLARRPVVAPGLRLDPDSARTGGSWAYREYDTPGVRLTVPWQADGLPPGAVRLEFTFDEPLPDPPVRVPVPRADGGPPTVVAAASPGLSLAWKLLWLLTEGGGDGTGTARGKDLYDAVLLAELPGVRPSPRLLRTVLAHCPHPVGPDAVRRCRVDGAGLPGVAADRAGTASAVADRLDRLARALEWS; encoded by the coding sequence GTGACGAGCTGGACGACCCCGCAGGCCCACCGGGCCGCCCTCGACCACGTCCTCGCGGTCGCCGCCGGGGCCCCGTGGTGCGAGGGGCTGGTGCTGCGCGGCAGCACCGCCCTCCTCGCCTGGCTGCCGGACACCGCCCGGCCACCGGCCGACCTCGACTGGGTCGTCCGCCCCTCCCGGGCCGTCCCCGTCGACCCGTTGCACCCCGGTCCGTACCTCGACGACCTCGACCCCGTCCTGGCATGGCCCGAGGCGGCCCACGGCGCCTGGAGACCTGAACTCTGGTGTCCGGAAGGCCTGGACGGCCCCGGCGGCACGGTCGCCCGGCTCCCGCCCGAGGGCCTGCACTGGGTGGTCGAACCCGGGGAGGAGGGGGACACCCCGCCGTACGGCGACCTGCTCGATCTCCTCGCCCGCCGTCCCGTCGTCGCCCCCGGCCTCCGGCTCGACCCGGACTCCGCGCGCACCGGCGGGAGTTGGGCCTACCGCGAGTACGACACCCCCGGCGTGCGCCTGACCGTCCCCTGGCAGGCCGACGGTCTGCCGCCGGGCGCCGTCCGGCTGGAGTTCACCTTCGACGAGCCGCTGCCCGACCCGCCCGTCCGCGTCCCCGTCCCTCGTGCCGACGGCGGGCCGCCGACCGTCGTCGCGGCCGCGAGCCCCGGGCTCTCGCTCGCCTGGAAACTGCTCTGGCTGCTCACCGAGGGCGGCGGCGACGGTACCGGCACGGCCCGCGGCAAGGACCTGTACGACGCCGTCCTGCTCGCCGAACTCCCGGGTGTCCGCCCCTCCCCACGGTTGCTGCGCACCGTCCTGGCCCACTGCCCGCACCCGGTCGGGCCGGATGCCGTCCGCCGCTGCCGGGTCGACGGGGCCGGTCTCCCCGGCGTGGCGGCCGACCGGGCCGGAACCGCGAGCGCGGTGGCCGACCGGCTCGACCGGCTGGCCCGGGCGCTGGAGTGGTCCTGA
- a CDS encoding hydrolase, whose translation MLFDNTKAETAGNADWIISTSQPDPLAQNANPTTEKSWTGALSAWGVALQKTGAYSLKTLPAGSTITYGTGGALDLANFDTFVLPEPNVRLSTAEKTAVLKFVQNGGGLFLISDHTASDRNNDGWDSPKIINDLLTSNGVDNTDPFGFSVDLLNITTDNPRAIGDSTNPVLHGSFGTVSGSILRNGTTFTLKPADNAAVKGLVYRTGYSGNTGAFFVTSTFGSGRVAIWGDSSTIDDGTGQSGNTLYNGWDDPAGTDAALALNATAWLSKAS comes from the coding sequence GTGCTCTTCGACAACACCAAGGCGGAGACCGCCGGGAACGCCGACTGGATCATCAGCACCAGCCAGCCCGACCCGCTCGCCCAGAACGCCAACCCCACCACCGAGAAGAGCTGGACGGGCGCACTCTCCGCCTGGGGCGTCGCCCTGCAGAAGACCGGCGCCTACAGCCTCAAGACGCTCCCCGCCGGCTCCACCATCACCTACGGCACCGGCGGCGCGCTCGACCTCGCCAACTTCGACACCTTCGTGCTCCCGGAGCCGAACGTCCGCCTCTCCACCGCCGAGAAGACCGCGGTGCTGAAGTTCGTGCAGAACGGCGGCGGCCTGTTCCTGATCTCCGACCACACCGCCAGCGACCGCAACAACGACGGCTGGGACTCCCCCAAGATCATCAACGATCTGCTGACCAGCAACGGCGTGGACAACACCGATCCCTTCGGCTTCTCCGTCGACCTCCTCAACATCACCACCGACAACCCCCGGGCGATCGGCGACTCGACCAACCCGGTGCTGCACGGCAGCTTCGGCACCGTCAGCGGCTCGATCCTGCGCAACGGCACCACCTTCACCCTCAAGCCCGCCGACAACGCCGCCGTCAAGGGCCTGGTCTACCGGACGGGATACAGCGGCAACACCGGCGCCTTCTTCGTCACCAGCACCTTCGGCAGCGGCCGCGTCGCCATCTGGGGCGACAGCTCCACCATCGACGACGGCACCGGACAGAGCGGCAACACCCTCTACAACGGCTGGGACGACCCCGCCGGCACCGACGCCGCGCTCGCCCTCAACGCCACCGCCTGGCTCAGCAAGGCCTCCTGA
- a CDS encoding sugar ABC transporter substrate-binding protein — MRINRLAAATAVVATLALTATACGGGSGSSGSGDNSSPKTLTYWASNQGPSVEADKATLEPELRKFEQQTGIKVKLEVIPWSDLLNRILAATTSGQGPDVLNIGNTWSASLQATGALLPFDDATFGKIGGKDRFLPATLASAGAAGKDPAAVPLYSMAYGLYYNKKLFQAAGIQRPPATWDELVADGQKLTKDGKYGLAVEGGNGSENVHHAFTLAKQHGADFFDASGKPTFDSPAAVAAVKQYVDFIAKDKIAAAGNAEYANNQSVTDFATGKAAMLMWQAAGANLKSHGMNPDDYGVAPVPIPAGASGAQATSSMVAGINLAVFKNSKNLDGALNFVKFMTGKDEQIQLNKTYGSIPPVTDAQGDAAFATPELEALTKVLGTSAQPLPQVANESQFETLVGTAVKNLFASAAAGKPITDDSVKAELTKAQQQMPAN; from the coding sequence ATGCGTATCAACCGTCTGGCTGCTGCGACCGCCGTCGTCGCCACCCTTGCACTCACCGCCACCGCCTGCGGCGGCGGCTCCGGCTCTTCCGGCTCCGGCGACAACAGCAGCCCCAAGACGCTCACCTACTGGGCCAGCAACCAGGGCCCGAGCGTCGAGGCGGACAAGGCGACCCTGGAGCCCGAGCTCAGAAAGTTCGAGCAGCAGACCGGCATCAAGGTCAAGCTCGAGGTCATCCCGTGGTCCGACCTGCTGAACCGCATCCTGGCCGCCACCACCTCCGGCCAGGGCCCCGACGTCCTCAACATCGGCAACACCTGGTCCGCCTCGCTGCAGGCCACCGGCGCGCTGCTGCCCTTCGACGACGCCACCTTCGGCAAGATCGGCGGCAAGGACCGCTTCCTGCCCGCCACCCTCGCCTCGGCCGGCGCCGCCGGCAAGGACCCGGCCGCCGTCCCGCTGTACTCGATGGCCTACGGCCTCTACTACAACAAGAAGCTCTTCCAGGCCGCCGGCATCCAGCGCCCGCCGGCGACCTGGGACGAGCTGGTCGCCGACGGCCAGAAGCTCACCAAGGACGGCAAGTACGGCCTCGCCGTCGAGGGCGGCAACGGCTCCGAGAACGTGCACCACGCGTTCACCCTCGCCAAGCAGCACGGCGCCGACTTCTTCGACGCCTCGGGCAAGCCCACCTTCGACAGCCCCGCGGCCGTCGCCGCGGTCAAGCAGTACGTCGACTTCATCGCCAAGGACAAGATCGCGGCCGCCGGCAACGCCGAGTACGCCAACAACCAGTCCGTCACCGACTTCGCCACCGGCAAGGCCGCCATGCTGATGTGGCAGGCCGCCGGCGCCAACCTCAAGTCGCACGGGATGAACCCCGACGACTACGGCGTCGCGCCCGTCCCGATCCCGGCCGGCGCCTCCGGTGCCCAGGCCACCAGCTCCATGGTCGCCGGCATCAACCTCGCCGTCTTCAAGAACAGCAAGAACCTCGACGGCGCCCTGAACTTCGTCAAGTTCATGACCGGCAAGGACGAGCAGATCCAGCTCAACAAGACCTACGGCTCCATCCCGCCGGTCACCGACGCGCAGGGCGACGCCGCCTTCGCCACCCCGGAGCTGGAGGCCCTCACCAAGGTCCTCGGCACCAGCGCCCAGCCGCTCCCGCAGGTCGCCAACGAGAGCCAGTTCGAGACCCTCGTCGGCACCGCGGTCAAGAACCTGTTCGCCTCGGCCGCCGCGGGCAAGCCGATCACCGACGACTCCGTGAAGGCTGAGCTGACCAAGGCCCAGCAGCAGATGCCGGCCAACTGA
- a CDS encoding AraC family transcriptional regulator: protein MSRAAEETNRRMLRARDAMDRAYAQALDVPALARIAHVSPAHFSRTFRATFGETPHRYLQRRRVERAMFLLRETDRSVTDICFEVGFGSPGTFSRTFRDIVGRPPRTYRREAVPTGVPTCFTMAWTRPGG from the coding sequence GTGAGCCGTGCCGCCGAGGAGACGAACCGCCGGATGCTGCGGGCCCGGGACGCGATGGACCGCGCCTACGCCCAGGCGCTGGACGTGCCGGCGCTGGCCCGGATCGCCCATGTCTCGCCGGCGCACTTCAGCCGGACCTTCCGGGCCACCTTCGGCGAGACACCGCACCGGTACCTGCAGCGCCGCCGGGTGGAGCGGGCGATGTTCCTGCTGCGGGAGACCGACCGCAGTGTGACGGACATCTGCTTCGAGGTCGGCTTCGGCAGCCCGGGGACGTTCAGCCGGACGTTCCGCGACATCGTCGGCCGCCCGCCGCGGACGTACCGCAGGGAGGCGGTGCCGACGGGCGTGCCGACCTGCTTCACGATGGCGTGGACGCGGCCGGGCGGCTGA
- a CDS encoding VOC family protein — protein MFNAITHSQIYVLDQDEALDFYVGKLGLEVAADVDLGFMRWLAVSVPGHPERQVLLERPGSPAMSEETAAQVRELVTKGAMGGWLILTTDDCRKTYETLLAKGVEFTEEPTDRPYGIDCGLRDTFGNRLRFTQPIG, from the coding sequence ATGTTCAACGCCATCACGCACTCGCAGATCTACGTTCTCGACCAGGACGAGGCCCTCGACTTCTACGTCGGCAAGCTGGGCCTGGAGGTCGCCGCCGACGTCGACCTGGGCTTCATGCGCTGGCTGGCCGTCAGCGTCCCGGGCCACCCGGAGCGGCAGGTCCTGCTGGAGAGGCCGGGCAGTCCGGCGATGTCCGAGGAGACGGCCGCGCAGGTCCGGGAGCTGGTGACCAAGGGCGCGATGGGCGGCTGGCTCATCCTCACCACGGACGACTGCCGCAAGACGTACGAGACGCTGCTGGCCAAGGGCGTCGAGTTCACCGAGGAGCCCACCGACCGTCCGTACGGCATCGACTGCGGCCTGCGCGATACCTTCGGCAACCGCCTCCGCTTCACCCAGCCGATCGGCTGA